The following coding sequences are from one Megamonas funiformis window:
- a CDS encoding response regulator transcription factor, translated as MSKILIVEDEHRIARFLQMELEHEGFSTASESNGLRAYERIIQEDYDLVLLDIMLPDMDGLTICQNVRKLSDIPIIMLTAKDEINDKVTGLDIGADDYITKPFAIQELLARIRATLRKHNNSTTKPAEEPSVFKFKNIHVYLDRHEVKVHNQLVELTKKEYDLLLYLLHNHDHVLSREQILQSIWGYEYMGDTNVVDVYIRYLRAKIDDYFNEKYIHTVRGIGYVIKT; from the coding sequence ATGAGCAAAATTTTAATTGTAGAAGATGAACACCGCATTGCTCGTTTTTTACAAATGGAACTAGAGCATGAAGGTTTTTCAACTGCCAGTGAGAGTAATGGGCTACGAGCATACGAGCGTATTATTCAGGAAGATTATGATTTAGTCTTACTAGATATTATGCTACCAGATATGGACGGATTGACCATCTGCCAAAATGTGCGCAAATTATCCGATATCCCTATCATCATGCTCACAGCAAAAGATGAAATAAATGATAAAGTAACAGGTCTTGATATCGGTGCTGATGACTATATTACTAAACCATTTGCTATTCAAGAACTTCTAGCTAGAATACGTGCTACCCTTCGCAAGCATAATAATTCTACTACTAAACCTGCAGAAGAACCTTCAGTGTTCAAATTTAAAAATATCCATGTATATCTTGACCGTCATGAAGTAAAAGTTCATAACCAATTAGTTGAACTCACTAAAAAAGAATATGATTTACTTTTATATTTATTACACAATCATGACCATGTTTTATCTAGAGAGCAAATCCTCCAATCCATCTGGGGTTATGAATATATGGGTGATACCAATGTAGTCGATGTTTATATTCGCTATTTACGCGCCAAAATTGATGATTATTTCAATGAAAAATACATTCATACAGTAAGAGGCATCGGCTATGTTATCAAAACTTAA
- a CDS encoding sensor histidine kinase: MLSKLKTYLNMCIHPRLKYMPISLKLAFIYSIMLCLILIVTLSSTLIGIHYVLFHEAEVSINLSANYVEKKANNETVPELLQDVKSSALIPGVVMRVTDSNNNIVYDSLPMYISINHVQDSLARQEKHPQIEDYIRNALLPSDLKFVNFKHFWIFYTQRTIVKNDETYTLHFLRTITAEKVFLEELSETIFYAGIAGVIISIICGFLLSRRLLKPLRDITTTVKNIEIQDLNQRIKVQPTRDELEELSNTFNLMLERLQKGFEQQRQFISDASHELRTPATVICGYSDMLARWGKDDPQTADECITAIHSEAINMQRLIEKLLFLARADQKRQVLHKESLNLKPLIADIAKDTQLIAPQHTITCTHNDDGYIFADELVMRQMLRIFLDNSIKYTPDGGKITISSENKVKHMIVKISDTGIGIAKDKQDKIFERFYRVDSARTRNGVGGTGLGLSIAKWIADAHDIEIRLSSKLNKGTTIILIIPKDN, translated from the coding sequence ATGTTATCAAAACTTAAAACTTATTTAAATATGTGTATTCACCCTCGTTTAAAATATATGCCTATTTCCCTAAAATTAGCTTTTATCTACAGCATCATGCTCTGCTTAATTTTAATTGTAACTTTAAGCAGTACCTTGATTGGCATACATTACGTTCTCTTTCATGAAGCTGAAGTATCCATCAATTTATCTGCTAATTATGTAGAGAAAAAAGCTAATAATGAAACAGTGCCAGAATTACTACAAGATGTAAAAAGTTCTGCCCTTATCCCTGGCGTTGTCATGCGTGTAACAGATAGCAATAATAATATAGTTTATGATAGTTTGCCAATGTATATATCTATCAATCACGTTCAGGACTCACTTGCTAGACAAGAAAAACATCCTCAAATTGAAGATTACATTCGCAACGCTCTTTTACCTTCAGATTTAAAATTTGTCAATTTTAAACATTTTTGGATTTTCTATACACAAAGAACTATTGTCAAAAATGATGAAACGTATACACTTCATTTCTTGCGAACGATTACAGCAGAAAAAGTATTTTTAGAAGAATTATCCGAAACTATTTTTTATGCTGGAATTGCAGGGGTAATAATCTCCATTATCTGTGGTTTTCTCCTCAGTAGAAGATTATTAAAACCATTAAGAGATATTACCACGACTGTAAAAAATATTGAAATCCAAGATTTAAATCAACGCATCAAAGTACAGCCAACTAGAGATGAATTAGAAGAACTTTCTAATACCTTTAATTTAATGTTAGAGCGTTTACAAAAAGGTTTTGAGCAACAGCGTCAATTCATATCCGACGCCTCTCATGAGCTTCGCACGCCTGCCACTGTAATTTGCGGTTATTCAGATATGCTTGCTCGTTGGGGTAAAGATGACCCTCAAACTGCTGATGAATGTATCACAGCTATTCATTCTGAAGCCATCAATATGCAACGTTTAATTGAAAAGCTCTTATTCTTGGCTAGAGCAGACCAAAAACGTCAAGTATTGCATAAAGAGTCATTGAATTTAAAACCTTTAATTGCCGATATTGCCAAAGATACGCAATTAATCGCACCTCAACATACTATCACTTGCACTCATAATGATGATGGATATATCTTTGCTGATGAATTAGTGATGCGTCAAATGCTTCGTATCTTTTTAGATAATAGTATAAAATACACGCCAGATGGCGGAAAAATCACCATTTCCTCAGAAAATAAAGTCAAACATATGATTGTAAAAATCTCAGATACTGGTATCGGTATCGCTAAAGATAAACAAGATAAAATCTTTGAGCGTTTTTATCGCGTAGATAGTGCTAGAACAAGAAACGGCGTCGGTGGTACAGGTCTTGGTCTTTCCATTGCCAAATGGATAGCTGATGCCCATGATATCGAAATCAGATTATCTAGCAAATTAAATAAAGGAACAACAATTATTTTAATCATTCCTAAAGATAACTAA
- the serS gene encoding serine--tRNA ligase — protein MLDIKFVRDNPELVLQNLKNRNNPMNLDRFMELEKQRREIIAETENLKSQKNAVSKKISEMKKNKENADAVILEMRQVGEKISQLDKQLREVQDELHDILLRIPNMCHESVPVGKDDSDNPEVRRWGTPREFDFEPKAHWDIGADLDILDPERAAKVTGTRFTFYKGLGARLERALINFMMDLHVDKQGYTEMLAPFIANKDSMTGTGQLPKFSEDMFKLEGLDYYLVPTGEVPATNFHRDEILDGDKLPEYYSVYTACFRAEAGSAGRDTRGLIRQHQFNKVEMIKFVKPETSYDELEKMVNNAEEVLQLLEIPYHVVKLCTGDIGFTAAMTYDIEVWLPSYNTYREISSCSNVCDYQARRANIKFRRSAGAKPEFVHTLNGSGLAVGRTVAAVLENYQQADGSVVIPKVLRPYMGGIEVIKKPE, from the coding sequence ATGCTCGATATAAAATTTGTCAGAGATAATCCTGAATTAGTATTACAGAATTTAAAAAACAGAAATAATCCAATGAATCTTGACCGTTTCATGGAACTTGAAAAACAACGTCGTGAAATCATTGCTGAAACAGAAAATTTAAAAAGCCAGAAAAATGCTGTTTCTAAAAAAATCAGCGAAATGAAAAAGAATAAAGAAAATGCTGATGCTGTGATTTTAGAAATGCGTCAAGTTGGTGAAAAAATTAGCCAATTAGATAAACAGCTTCGTGAAGTTCAAGATGAATTACATGATATTTTACTTCGTATTCCAAATATGTGCCATGAATCTGTACCAGTAGGTAAAGATGATAGCGATAATCCAGAAGTTCGCCGTTGGGGTACTCCTCGTGAATTCGATTTTGAACCAAAAGCTCATTGGGATATCGGTGCAGACCTTGATATTTTAGATCCTGAAAGAGCTGCAAAAGTTACAGGTACACGTTTTACTTTCTATAAAGGTTTAGGTGCAAGACTTGAACGTGCTTTGATTAACTTCATGATGGATTTACATGTAGATAAACAAGGCTATACAGAAATGCTTGCACCATTTATCGCTAATAAAGATAGCATGACTGGTACAGGTCAGTTGCCTAAGTTCTCTGAAGATATGTTCAAACTTGAAGGCTTAGATTATTATCTCGTACCAACAGGTGAAGTTCCAGCTACTAACTTCCATAGAGATGAAATCTTAGATGGCGATAAATTACCAGAATACTACAGCGTTTATACTGCTTGCTTTAGAGCAGAAGCAGGTAGTGCTGGTCGCGATACTCGTGGTCTTATTCGTCAACATCAGTTCAACAAAGTTGAAATGATTAAATTCGTTAAACCTGAAACATCTTATGATGAATTAGAAAAAATGGTTAATAACGCAGAAGAAGTTTTACAGCTCTTAGAAATCCCTTACCATGTAGTAAAACTTTGCACAGGTGATATTGGTTTCACAGCTGCTATGACTTACGATATCGAAGTATGGCTTCCAAGCTATAATACTTATCGTGAAATTTCTTCTTGCTCTAATGTTTGCGATTATCAGGCTCGCCGTGCAAATATAAAATTCCGTCGCAGTGCAGGTGCAAAACCTGAATTTGTACACACATTGAACGGTTCTGGTCTTGCAGTAGGACGTACTGTAGCTGCTGTATTAGAAAACTATCAGCAAGCAGATGGTTCTGTAGTAATTCCAAAAGTGCTTCGTCCATACATGGGTGGCATTGAAGTAATTAAAAAACCAGAATAA
- a CDS encoding peptidoglycan D,D-transpeptidase FtsI family protein has product MDKNSGQNKKIVKKVNKVQMHIIYLFIGLLVFIIGVMARYAWVQIVRGDEMLSRLESQVQESSVLHVPRGTIYDAEMKELAISTMVSSLYIDPNHVEDPEQTARDVAPLIGLTEKDILDDIAQGGGFVWVKRQMEPEETKALKNLMKEKPEYVACLGFIQESKRYYPNDMLAANVIGFVGTDDKGLDGIEQQFDGMIKGEEQTSSIFTDALARPIMDSVFLKNSPVDANCKNIQLTINAQYQFIIEKALDKAMMDHGAESVTAIVMNPKNGDILAMASRPSYDPNNFHKYDPNVWKNRAVSDIYEPGSTFKSIVAAAGFQEKLVSPTDIFVDPGTIEVSGRTIQNWSGDSFGTVTFLDVVKNSINTGFAQLGLELGGERLMNYARKFGFGERTGIELPGEESGILFNPKDMVASDVATSSIGQSIAVTPLQMITAMSAIANDGVLLKPHIVKAIYNADGTVYQQMEREEVRRCIDSDVDKTLKSVLEQVVSTGGGSKASIEGYHIAGKTGTAQKIDMVNGGYLPGHYIASFCGFGPVEDPQFTVLVIINDPAGGEYYGGQVAAPIAHDIFLQLFRYANVKPINGNQSLLDDIKGTEAKN; this is encoded by the coding sequence ATGGATAAAAATAGTGGACAAAATAAAAAGATAGTAAAAAAAGTAAATAAAGTGCAAATGCATATAATTTATTTATTCATAGGATTGCTCGTTTTTATTATTGGCGTTATGGCTAGATATGCTTGGGTGCAAATAGTTCGTGGAGATGAAATGTTATCTCGTTTGGAGTCGCAAGTTCAAGAGTCATCTGTGCTTCATGTGCCTCGTGGTACTATCTATGATGCGGAAATGAAAGAGCTAGCGATAAGTACAATGGTTAGCTCTTTATATATTGACCCTAATCATGTAGAAGATCCAGAACAAACGGCAAGAGATGTAGCTCCTTTGATAGGGCTTACAGAAAAAGATATTTTAGATGATATCGCTCAAGGTGGTGGTTTCGTCTGGGTAAAAAGACAGATGGAACCGGAAGAAACGAAGGCTTTGAAAAATTTAATGAAGGAAAAGCCTGAATATGTAGCTTGTCTTGGTTTTATTCAAGAAAGTAAAAGATATTATCCAAATGATATGTTAGCTGCCAATGTAATCGGTTTTGTGGGTACAGATGATAAAGGTTTAGATGGTATTGAGCAACAATTTGATGGTATGATAAAAGGTGAAGAACAAACTTCTTCTATTTTTACAGATGCTTTGGCTAGGCCAATTATGGACTCTGTATTTTTGAAAAATTCACCTGTAGATGCTAATTGTAAAAATATCCAGCTGACTATCAATGCACAGTATCAATTTATCATTGAGAAAGCTTTGGATAAGGCGATGATGGATCATGGTGCTGAATCAGTAACAGCTATAGTAATGAACCCGAAAAATGGCGATATCTTGGCTATGGCATCTCGACCATCATATGACCCAAATAATTTCCATAAATACGATCCTAATGTTTGGAAAAATAGAGCTGTATCAGATATCTATGAACCAGGCTCTACATTTAAATCTATTGTAGCGGCTGCTGGTTTTCAGGAAAAATTAGTATCACCAACAGATATTTTTGTTGATCCAGGAACTATTGAAGTTTCAGGTAGAACTATTCAAAACTGGAGTGGCGATAGCTTTGGTACAGTTACATTCCTTGATGTCGTAAAAAATTCTATCAATACAGGTTTTGCTCAATTAGGTTTGGAATTAGGTGGCGAGCGCTTGATGAATTATGCTCGTAAATTTGGTTTTGGCGAACGTACAGGTATTGAGCTTCCAGGTGAAGAATCTGGGATTTTATTCAATCCAAAAGATATGGTTGCTTCTGACGTAGCGACTTCTTCTATTGGGCAAAGTATCGCGGTAACACCACTTCAGATGATCACTGCTATGTCTGCTATAGCAAATGATGGTGTATTGTTAAAACCTCATATTGTGAAGGCTATTTATAATGCTGATGGCACAGTATATCAGCAAATGGAACGCGAAGAAGTTCGCCGTTGTATTGACTCTGATGTGGATAAGACTTTGAAATCTGTATTAGAACAAGTAGTTTCCACAGGTGGTGGTTCTAAAGCAAGTATTGAAGGTTATCATATTGCTGGTAAAACAGGTACAGCACAAAAAATTGATATGGTAAATGGTGGATATTTGCCAGGACATTATATCGCTTCATTTTGTGGTTTTGGACCAGTGGAAGACCCTCAATTCACAGTGCTTGTAATCATCAATGACCCAGCTGGTGGCGAGTACTATGGTGGTCAAGTAGCAGCACCAATAGCGCATGATATATTTTTACAATTATTTAGATATGCTAATGTAAAACCAATAAATGGCAATCAAAGTTTATTAGATGATATCAAGGGAACAGAAGCTAAAAACTAA
- a CDS encoding RidA family protein, with translation MKVIKTTNAPGAVGPYSQAIEIDNLVFASGQIALDPATGEMAEGIEAQAHQALKNAQAVINASGAKWENVIKTTVFITNIDDFAKVNEIYATYFTQPYPARSCVEVSKLPKGALIEIEVIAKK, from the coding sequence ATGAAAGTAATTAAAACAACTAATGCACCTGGTGCTGTAGGACCTTATTCCCAAGCTATCGAAATCGACAATCTTGTTTTCGCTTCTGGTCAAATCGCTTTAGACCCTGCTACTGGCGAAATGGCTGAAGGTATCGAAGCTCAAGCTCATCAAGCTTTAAAAAATGCTCAAGCAGTAATCAACGCTTCTGGCGCAAAATGGGAAAATGTAATCAAAACAACTGTATTCATTACAAATATTGATGATTTTGCTAAAGTAAATGAAATCTATGCCACTTACTTTACACAACCATATCCTGCTCGCTCCTGTGTAGAAGTAAGTAAATTACCAAAAGGTGCCTTGATTGAAATAGAAGTAATCGCTAAAAAATAA
- a CDS encoding low molecular weight protein-tyrosine-phosphatase, giving the protein MIKIMFVCHGNICRSTMAEFVMKDLVRKAGLADKFIINSSATSREEIGCDTHYGTKAKLREMNIPFSKRKAVQITKQDYDMYDYIIVMDNNNLHNLSYIIGEDTEHKVYKMMSFVGENRDVKDPWYTDNFDETYEDVDKACRALLAKLIKEYNLA; this is encoded by the coding sequence TTGATAAAGATAATGTTTGTATGTCATGGTAATATCTGTCGTTCAACTATGGCTGAATTTGTGATGAAGGATTTAGTGCGAAAAGCGGGTTTAGCTGATAAATTTATAATCAATTCTTCAGCCACAAGTCGTGAAGAAATTGGCTGTGATACTCACTATGGTACAAAAGCAAAACTTCGTGAAATGAATATTCCATTTAGCAAGCGAAAAGCTGTGCAGATAACAAAACAAGATTATGATATGTATGATTATATTATCGTGATGGATAATAATAATTTACACAATCTAAGCTATATTATCGGTGAAGATACGGAGCATAAAGTATATAAGATGATGTCTTTTGTCGGTGAAAATCGTGATGTAAAAGACCCATGGTATACAGATAATTTTGATGAAACTTATGAAGATGTAGATAAAGCTTGTAGAGCGTTACTTGCTAAATTAATAAAAGAATATAATTTGGCATAA
- a CDS encoding AAA family ATPase: MLIKSLKLKNFRQFKGDININFSYDPQKNVTIILGDNTYGKTTLLQAFSWCFYKTVNFDHNPKFLLNYELSEEMLNGSTNIVSVEIIIIHENTEYGIIRKQEYKKINGKTVLVNEFPLKVWYKNETGNQVSLDDSPETWINDILPKDLSTYFFFDTERVNSISHKENVTEAVKGLLGLSALSKTIEHLGTKNRRDSVIGKFQQELDTDNEQDSAEIEQKIQDNELKLQNIDEQIKETKKNKEKYENRKEELDKIIHANADTKRMQEDEKRLENEIKNNEKNLEENKTEIYNYFHRLTKAYFEKPLMKESLSYINTLNLKDDRISGLSEHILRKILDRGICICGNSVKKDSSEYNYILKEIQKISGDNLYDEIKKFKYELEIREKNIYANIEEFEKKYENRLRLQKNIEDKICRIEEIRKTIRDKDDMRKYEFERDECRSKIRYLQEKIDILKENKGKCEKSKEILEKQQSKLISKTDHNRKIYRYINYAEALLEWIEENQKEKAKEIKERLEKKVNDIFNQIYSGERIVKIDDKYKVNLITKVLDNEYDTGKSEGLDRVKNFAFIGGLVSLAKEKIVSKAGDDFIDLSSEPYPLVMDAPFSNADEGHTAKISKVLPDVAEQVIMFVMQKDYKYAEAYLEKRIGRKYKLEKYSEIKTSLIELNNL, encoded by the coding sequence ATGTTAATAAAGTCTCTTAAATTAAAAAATTTTAGACAATTTAAAGGAGATATAAATATAAATTTTTCATATGATCCGCAAAAAAATGTAACTATTATTTTGGGTGATAATACATACGGAAAAACTACATTATTACAAGCATTTAGTTGGTGTTTTTATAAAACAGTAAATTTTGATCATAATCCTAAATTTTTATTAAATTATGAGCTTAGTGAAGAAATGCTTAATGGATCAACAAACATTGTAAGTGTAGAAATTATTATTATACATGAAAATACTGAATATGGAATTATTAGAAAGCAAGAATATAAAAAGATTAATGGAAAAACTGTATTAGTTAATGAGTTTCCTTTAAAAGTATGGTATAAAAATGAAACAGGTAATCAAGTGTCATTAGATGATTCTCCGGAAACATGGATAAATGATATTTTACCAAAAGATTTATCTACATATTTCTTTTTTGATACAGAACGTGTTAATAGTATTAGCCATAAGGAAAATGTTACAGAAGCAGTAAAAGGATTATTAGGTTTATCGGCATTATCAAAAACAATAGAACACTTAGGAACGAAGAATAGAAGAGATTCTGTTATAGGTAAATTTCAGCAGGAATTAGATACAGATAATGAACAAGATAGTGCTGAAATAGAACAAAAAATTCAAGATAATGAATTAAAGTTACAAAATATTGATGAACAGATAAAAGAAACAAAAAAAAATAAAGAAAAATATGAGAATAGAAAGGAAGAATTAGATAAAATCATTCATGCTAATGCAGATACAAAAAGAATGCAAGAAGATGAAAAAAGATTAGAAAATGAAATTAAAAATAATGAGAAGAATTTAGAAGAAAATAAAACAGAAATATATAATTATTTTCATAGATTAACAAAAGCATACTTTGAAAAACCTTTAATGAAAGAAAGCTTATCTTATATAAATACTTTGAATTTAAAAGATGATAGAATATCTGGTTTATCGGAACATATCTTAAGAAAGATATTAGATAGAGGAATATGCATATGTGGTAATTCTGTAAAAAAAGATTCATCAGAGTATAATTATATTTTAAAAGAGATACAAAAAATTTCAGGAGATAATCTTTATGATGAAATAAAAAAATTTAAATATGAATTAGAAATAAGAGAAAAAAATATTTATGCTAATATTGAAGAATTTGAAAAGAAGTATGAAAATAGATTAAGGTTACAAAAAAATATTGAAGATAAGATATGTAGGATAGAAGAAATACGTAAAACAATAAGAGATAAAGATGATATGCGAAAATATGAATTTGAGAGGGATGAATGTCGTTCAAAAATAAGATATTTGCAAGAAAAGATAGATATATTAAAAGAAAATAAAGGGAAATGTGAAAAAAGTAAAGAAATATTAGAAAAACAACAATCAAAATTAATAAGTAAAACTGATCATAATAGAAAAATATATAGATATATAAATTATGCTGAAGCTTTATTAGAATGGATTGAAGAAAATCAAAAAGAAAAAGCAAAAGAAATAAAAGAAAGATTAGAAAAAAAGGTAAATGATATTTTTAATCAAATTTATTCTGGCGAAAGAATAGTTAAGATTGATGATAAATATAAAGTGAATTTAATAACTAAGGTATTAGATAATGAATATGATACAGGAAAATCAGAGGGACTAGATAGGGTTAAAAATTTTGCATTTATTGGCGGATTAGTATCTTTAGCAAAAGAAAAAATAGTTAGTAAGGCAGGAGATGATTTTATAGATTTATCATCAGAGCCTTATCCGTTAGTAATGGATGCACCTTTTTCAAATGCAGATGAAGGTCATACGGCGAAGATTTCAAAAGTTTTACCAGATGTTGCAGAACAAGTGATTATGTTTGTTATGCAGAAGGATTATAAATATGCAGAAGCTTATTTAGAAAAAAGAATTGGAAGAAAATATAAGCTAGAAAAATATTCAGAAATAAAGACATCATTGATTGAATTAAATAATTTATAG
- a CDS encoding DEAD/DEAH box helicase family protein → MSLKDCVIKTEYRSLIDNVITEFYIPLLSEAKIYRRAVGFFSSTALIEISKGISNLVLNGGKICIVASPHLSDEDVMAIKKGYDERDKIIENALLRQITTKPVDYYSLERLNLLAHLISDNILDIKIAYMEKDGIIGMYHEKMGIIEDFEGNKVVFSGSMNESATAMSANYETIDVFCNWKQSEVERVTLKEKAFTSIWNNNEQNIKVVEFPKLSKLIIEKYKKKTVDFKIDDKEYINLKDVNRDEKIDIQIPKDISLYSYQKEAINNWKLNNYCGIFDMATGTGKTYTALAAIENIYNNLNRNIAVIIVCPYQHLVEQWVVDIKKFGVNPIVCYSASQQKNWKDNVKISIKNYNLNLLNFFCIVTTNATFSSNFLQKQIKSLKGNILLVIDEAHNFGAKNLNRALLDNIPYRLALSATLERHGDIEGTERLYAYFGKKCIEYTLKEAINNNMLTPYYYYPIVITLDESELSSYIELTKKLVTSINQHRSKDKKYIKLSDYEKMLLIKRARLVAGAKNKLIELKKIMLDYKNNNHILVYCGATTINDFDYDENTIDAEEVRQIDAVTNILGNTLDMKVCQFTSKETIKDRENIKKAFEDGDFIQALVAIRCLDEGVNIPSIETAFILASSTNPKEYIQRRGRVLRKFKGKKFAKIYDFITLPISLEEVNIYSNDIVNNVKGLVKREIIRMQDFNNLSENPYINDELIYDILASYDIRLNEEEVDKNVI, encoded by the coding sequence ATGAGTTTAAAAGATTGTGTAATAAAAACAGAATATAGATCTTTAATTGATAATGTAATCACAGAATTTTATATTCCTTTATTAAGTGAAGCTAAAATATATAGAAGAGCAGTAGGATTTTTTTCATCGACTGCTTTAATAGAAATATCAAAAGGTATATCTAATTTGGTATTAAATGGAGGAAAAATATGTATTGTTGCTTCTCCGCATTTATCAGATGAAGATGTTATGGCTATAAAAAAAGGATATGATGAAAGAGATAAAATAATAGAAAATGCATTATTACGTCAAATAACAACTAAACCGGTAGATTATTATTCATTAGAACGATTAAATTTATTAGCACATTTAATTTCAGATAATATTTTAGATATAAAAATAGCTTATATGGAAAAAGATGGTATTATTGGAATGTATCATGAAAAAATGGGTATTATAGAAGATTTTGAAGGAAATAAAGTAGTTTTTTCTGGTTCTATGAATGAATCTGCAACAGCAATGTCTGCTAATTATGAAACAATAGATGTTTTTTGTAACTGGAAGCAAAGTGAAGTAGAAAGAGTAACTCTAAAAGAAAAAGCTTTTACATCTATTTGGAATAATAATGAACAAAATATTAAAGTAGTAGAGTTTCCTAAGCTTTCTAAATTAATAATTGAAAAATATAAGAAAAAAACAGTAGATTTCAAAATAGATGATAAAGAATATATTAATTTAAAAGATGTAAATAGAGATGAAAAAATAGATATACAAATTCCAAAAGATATTTCGTTATATAGTTATCAAAAAGAAGCTATTAATAATTGGAAGTTGAATAATTACTGTGGTATTTTTGATATGGCAACAGGAACAGGTAAAACATATACTGCTTTAGCAGCTATTGAAAATATATATAATAATCTTAATAGAAATATAGCTGTTATAATAGTTTGTCCTTATCAACATTTAGTTGAGCAATGGGTTGTAGATATAAAAAAATTTGGTGTAAATCCTATTGTTTGTTATTCAGCTTCTCAACAGAAAAATTGGAAAGATAATGTTAAAATTTCTATAAAAAATTATAATTTAAATCTTTTAAACTTTTTTTGTATAGTAACAACAAATGCAACATTTTCTAGCAATTTTTTACAAAAGCAAATAAAATCTTTAAAGGGAAATATTTTATTAGTTATAGATGAAGCTCATAATTTTGGAGCTAAAAATTTAAATAGAGCTTTACTTGATAACATACCATATAGATTAGCTCTGTCTGCCACATTAGAAAGACATGGTGATATAGAAGGAACAGAAAGATTATATGCTTATTTTGGAAAAAAATGTATTGAGTACACTTTAAAAGAAGCTATTAATAATAATATGCTTACACCATATTATTATTATCCTATAGTAATTACTTTAGACGAATCAGAATTATCTAGTTATATTGAGTTAACAAAGAAATTAGTAACATCTATAAATCAACATAGAAGTAAAGATAAAAAATATATTAAGTTAAGTGATTATGAAAAAATGTTATTAATAAAGAGAGCTAGATTGGTTGCAGGAGCTAAGAATAAGTTAATAGAATTAAAGAAAATAATGTTAGATTATAAAAATAATAATCATATATTAGTGTATTGTGGAGCGACAACCATAAATGATTTTGATTATGACGAGAATACTATAGATGCAGAAGAGGTGCGTCAAATTGATGCAGTAACTAATATATTAGGTAATACATTAGATATGAAAGTATGTCAGTTTACATCTAAAGAAACAATAAAAGATAGAGAAAATATAAAAAAAGCTTTTGAAGATGGGGATTTTATTCAGGCTTTAGTAGCTATTAGATGTTTAGATGAAGGCGTAAATATTCCTAGTATTGAAACGGCATTTATATTAGCTAGTAGTACGAATCCTAAAGAATATATACAAAGAAGAGGAAGAGTACTTAGAAAATTTAAAGGAAAAAAATTTGCTAAAATATATGATTTTATTACCTTACCAATATCATTAGAAGAAGTAAATATATACTCTAATGATATTGTTAATAATGTGAAAGGTTTAGTAAAAAGAGAAATTATTCGTATGCAAGATTTTAATAATCTTTCAGAAAATCCATACATTAATGATGAATTAATATATGATATTTTAGCTTCATATGATATTAGGTTAAATGAAGAGGAGGTAGATAAAAATGTCATTTGA